In Cervus elaphus chromosome 5, mCerEla1.1, whole genome shotgun sequence, the following proteins share a genomic window:
- the SLC35E4 gene encoding solute carrier family 35 member E4 yields MCRCPPEHHDGRMTSAEAVAVAGGARWAGSAEWPPDTPQALRRPGRARVALAALVWLLAGASMSSLNKWIFTVHGFGRPLLLSALHMLAAALACHRGARRPLPGQTRRQVLLLSLTFGVSMACGNVGLSAVPLDLAQLATTTTPLITLALSALLLGRRHHPLQFAAMGPLCLGAACSLAGELRTPPAGCGFLLAATCLRGLKSIQQSALLQEERLDAVTLLYATSLPSFCLLAGAALVLEAGVAPPAAPADSRLWACVLLSCLLSVVYNLASFSLLALTSALTVHVLGNLTVVGNLVLSRLLFGSRLSALSYLGVALTLSGMFLYHNCEFVASWVTRRGFRRREQPGKGL; encoded by the exons ATGTGCCGCTGCCCGCCGGAGCACCATGACGGCAGGATGACCTCTGCCGAGGCAGTGGCGGTGGCTGGCGGCGCTCGGTGGGCCGGGTCCGCCGAGTGGCCCCCTGACACCCCGCAGGCCCTTCGGCGGCCTGGCCGGGCCCGGGTGGCCCTGGCTGCGTTGGTGTGGCTGCTGGCGGGAGCCAGCATGTCGAGCCTCAACAAGTGGATTTTCACGGTGCACGGCTTCGGGCGGCCCCTGCTGCTGTCGGCGCTGCACATGCTGGCGGCCGCACTGGCCTGCCACCGGGGGGCGCGGCGCCCCTTGCCCGGGCAGACCCGCCGCCAGGTGTTGCTGCTCAGCCTCACCTTCGGCGTCTCAATGGCTTGCGGCAACGTGGGCCTGAGCGCCGTGCCCCTGGACCTGGCACAGCTGGCCACCACCACCACGCCGCTCATCACGCTGGCCCTGTCCGCGCTGCTGCTCGGCCGGCGCCACCACCCGCTGCAGTTTGCGGCCATGGGCCCGCTCTGCCTGGGGGCCGCCTGTAGCCTGGCCGGAGAGCTCCGGACGCCCCCGGCTGGCTGCGGTTTCCTGCTGGCGGCCACCTGCCTCCGTGGCCTCAAGTCCATTCAGCAGA GTGCCCTGCTGCAGGAAGAGCGGCTGGACGCGGTGACCCTGCTCTACGCCACCTCGCTGCCCAGCTTCTGCCTGCTGGCCGGCGCCGCCCTGGTGCTGGAGGCCGGCGTGGCGCCGCCGGCCGCGCCCGCCGACTCCCGCCTCTGGGCCTGCGTCCTGCTCAGCTGCCTCCTGTCCGTGGTCTACAACCTGGCCAGCTTCTCCCTGCTGGCCCTCACCTCGGCCCTCACGGTCCACGTCCTAGGCAACCTCACCGTCGTGGGCAACCTCGTCCTGTCCCGGCTGCTCTTCGGCAGCCGCCTCAGCGCCCTCAGCTACCTGGGCGTGGCGCTCACGCTTTCTGGAATGTTCCTCTACCACAACTGCGAGTTCGTGGCCTCCTGGGTTACCCGCCGGGGCTTCCGGCGGAGGGAACAGCCTGGCAAGGGTCTCTGA